From Coriobacteriaceae bacterium, a single genomic window includes:
- a CDS encoding DUF4867 family protein translates to MHIYSVSDPEFKSYGNVWDDVPSELTLPVLEALSATPIPAGSKYVASAPELEGVKDADKLGFLMFGGRPFQLGWCNGHNTRLNCLEYHRASEFNLGARDFILLVAHRWEIEDGKLDTACVKAFRVPAGTVVEVFNTTLHYTPCMVDDGGFQVMVALPAGTNGPRPEAAADMPAAGDSYCYWKADKWVLCHADSPKAAEGGYVGLIGKNLDIAVD, encoded by the coding sequence ATGCATATCTACTCTGTATCAGATCCCGAGTTCAAGTCCTATGGCAACGTTTGGGATGACGTTCCGTCCGAGCTCACGTTGCCCGTGCTCGAGGCGCTCTCTGCCACGCCCATTCCCGCGGGCAGCAAGTACGTAGCAAGTGCGCCGGAGCTCGAGGGCGTCAAGGATGCCGACAAGCTTGGCTTTCTCATGTTTGGTGGCCGTCCCTTCCAGCTCGGCTGGTGCAACGGCCACAATACACGACTCAACTGCCTGGAATATCACCGCGCCAGCGAGTTTAACCTGGGCGCCCGCGACTTTATCCTGCTCGTGGCACATCGCTGGGAGATCGAGGACGGCAAGCTCGATACTGCGTGCGTCAAGGCGTTCCGCGTGCCGGCGGGTACGGTTGTCGAGGTCTTCAACACCACGCTTCACTACACGCCGTGCATGGTCGATGACGGTGGCTTCCAGGTGATGGTGGCGCTGCCCGCTGGCACCAATGGTCCGCGCCCCGAGGCTGCGGCCGATATGCCCGCGGCTGGCGACAGCTACTGCTACTGGAAGGCCGACAAGTGGGTTCTCTGCCACGCCGATAGCCCCAAGGCTGCCGAGGGCGGCTACGTAGGCCTCATCGGCAAGAACCTCGACATCGCCGTGGACTAG
- a CDS encoding ATP-binding protein: MTETIFSPSFGNRPSYLVGRGSVISTFISGLEQEPGNRDRAMLMLGQRGSGKTVLLWELADRARKLGFVVATPTVASEDMLERIVEKIQEAGEPYANKHRLPKLAGGSLSVFGFSAGLEFTRDVQETKSFQFKLTQLARKLTEQGHGILILIDELQANSPEIRQLVTAYQELVGEGLNVALVMAGLPGAVSATLNDRVLTFLNRARKVTLEPLSVGDVDAYYQRAFEELDLDIPGNLRLDAARATQGSPYMLQLIGYNIANRCQAGEHVTPEQVDGAIEASKADFENDVCETTLAALSDQDVAFLAAMTDDEAAVSRISDVAKRMSVTPDYAQKYRRRLIDAGVIEQARRGYVRFAVPYMADYLRSQL; the protein is encoded by the coding sequence ATGACTGAAACCATCTTCTCCCCCTCATTTGGAAATCGCCCGTCCTATCTGGTGGGGCGCGGGAGCGTGATTTCGACATTCATCTCCGGCCTTGAGCAGGAGCCGGGCAATCGAGACCGGGCTATGCTCATGCTCGGCCAGCGAGGCAGCGGCAAAACGGTTCTGCTGTGGGAACTTGCCGATCGCGCACGCAAGCTCGGCTTTGTTGTCGCCACGCCCACCGTAGCCTCCGAGGATATGCTCGAGCGCATTGTTGAGAAAATCCAGGAAGCGGGCGAGCCCTACGCCAACAAGCATCGTCTCCCCAAACTTGCGGGCGGCAGCCTGAGCGTCTTCGGCTTCTCAGCCGGCCTTGAGTTCACGCGCGATGTGCAGGAAACCAAAAGCTTCCAGTTCAAGCTCACGCAGCTGGCGCGCAAGCTGACCGAGCAGGGACACGGCATCCTCATCCTCATCGATGAGCTCCAGGCCAATTCGCCCGAGATCAGACAGCTCGTCACCGCCTATCAAGAGCTGGTCGGCGAGGGGCTCAACGTCGCGCTCGTCATGGCGGGCCTCCCGGGAGCAGTCTCCGCGACACTCAACGACCGCGTACTAACATTTCTCAACCGCGCACGCAAGGTCACGCTCGAACCGCTTTCAGTTGGAGATGTGGATGCCTACTATCAGCGAGCTTTCGAAGAGCTCGACCTTGATATTCCAGGCAATCTTCGGCTGGACGCTGCTCGCGCAACTCAGGGCTCGCCCTACATGCTGCAGCTCATCGGCTACAACATCGCCAATCGTTGCCAGGCAGGAGAACACGTAACGCCAGAGCAAGTCGACGGAGCAATCGAAGCGTCAAAGGCCGATTTCGAAAACGATGTGTGCGAAACGACACTCGCCGCGCTATCGGACCAAGATGTTGCGTTTCTCGCTGCAATGACTGATGACGAAGCCGCCGTGTCTCGCATTTCTGATGTTGCGAAGCGCATGTCAGTCACACCGGACTACGCACAAAAGTATCGCCGGCGCCTCATCGACGCCGGCGTAATCGAACAGGCGCGCCGCGGTTACGTGCGTTTCGCCGTACCATATATGGCTGACTACCTGCGCAGCCAACTCTAG
- a CDS encoding transketolase family protein: MANKIANRKVICDTLLEAAATDKDIVVLCSDSRGSASLTPFFDQYPQQSIEVGIAEQDLVSIAAGMASCGKKTWAASPASFVTTRSYEQCKVDVSYSNTNVKLIGISGGVSYGALGMSHHSAQDIAAMSAIPNMRVYLPSDRFQTGELVRALVADNKPAYIRVGRNPVEDVYTEDECPFQMDRATWVRRGTDVTIVATGEMVRHAVDAADLLAEQGISATVLDMYCVKPLDAEAVIEAAGATRAVVTVEEHSPFGGLGSMVAQVVGEHCPRPVKCLSLPDAPVITGTSPEVFAHYGLTGAGIAKTVAEFLGNQ, translated from the coding sequence ATGGCTAACAAGATCGCCAACCGCAAGGTTATCTGCGACACGCTGCTCGAGGCCGCCGCAACCGATAAAGACATCGTCGTCCTGTGCTCCGACTCCCGCGGCTCCGCGTCGCTCACGCCGTTCTTCGATCAGTATCCCCAGCAGTCCATTGAGGTCGGCATTGCCGAGCAGGACCTGGTGAGCATCGCCGCCGGCATGGCCTCGTGCGGCAAGAAGACCTGGGCCGCCTCGCCGGCGTCCTTTGTGACCACGCGTTCGTATGAGCAGTGCAAGGTCGACGTTTCGTACTCCAACACCAACGTCAAGCTCATCGGCATCTCGGGCGGCGTGTCCTATGGCGCCCTGGGTATGAGCCACCATTCTGCGCAGGATATCGCCGCTATGAGCGCGATTCCCAACATGCGCGTGTATCTGCCGAGCGACCGCTTCCAGACCGGCGAGCTTGTGCGCGCCCTGGTAGCCGACAACAAGCCGGCCTACATCCGCGTGGGGCGCAACCCGGTCGAGGACGTGTACACCGAGGACGAGTGTCCGTTCCAGATGGATCGCGCCACCTGGGTGCGTCGCGGCACCGATGTGACGATCGTCGCCACCGGCGAGATGGTCCGCCACGCCGTGGACGCCGCCGATCTGCTGGCCGAGCAGGGAATCTCGGCAACGGTGCTCGACATGTACTGCGTCAAGCCGCTCGACGCCGAGGCCGTGATCGAGGCCGCCGGCGCCACGCGCGCCGTCGTGACCGTCGAGGAGCACAGCCCCTTCGGTGGCCTGGGTTCCATGGTTGCGCAGGTCGTGGGCGAGCATTGCCCGCGTCCGGTCAAGTGCCTGAGCCTGCCCGACGCGCCGGTCATCACCGGTACCTCGCCCGAGGTCTTCGCGCACTACGGCCTCACGGGCGCCGGAATTGCCAAGACGGTTGCCGAGTTCCTCGGCAACCAGTAG
- a CDS encoding S-ribosylhomocysteine lyase produces the protein MERIASFSVDHLLLEPGVYVSRIDRDPATGAAVTTFDLRLTTPNKEPVMNTAECHTIEHLGATFLRNHAEWSSRIVYFGPMGCRTGFYLVVFGELTSEEILPLVRELFEFVADFEGDVPGAAPEECGNYLDQNLPMANWLARRYLDRDLADIDEKHLHYQRA, from the coding sequence ATGGAGCGTATCGCGAGTTTTTCCGTTGACCATCTGCTGCTTGAGCCCGGCGTGTATGTGAGTCGTATCGACCGCGATCCGGCGACCGGCGCCGCCGTCACCACGTTTGACCTGCGCCTGACCACGCCCAACAAGGAGCCGGTCATGAACACGGCCGAGTGCCACACCATCGAGCACCTGGGCGCGACGTTCCTGCGCAATCATGCCGAGTGGTCGAGCCGCATTGTCTACTTTGGCCCTATGGGCTGCCGCACGGGCTTTTATCTCGTCGTGTTTGGTGAGCTGACGAGCGAGGAGATTCTGCCGCTCGTGCGTGAGCTGTTCGAGTTTGTCGCCGACTTTGAGGGTGATGTCCCCGGAGCCGCTCCCGAGGAGTGCGGTAACTACCTGGACCAGAACCTCCCCATGGCAAACTGGCTCGCGCGCCGCTATCTCGACCGCGACCTGGCCGATATCGACGAGAAGCACCTGCACTATCAGCGGGCGTAA
- a CDS encoding 6-phospho-beta-glucosidase: MAFRNDFLWGGATAANQCEGAYNVDGRGLANVDVAPHGPERYAVVSGQRKMLDFEDGYYYPAQTGIDFYHHYKEDIALFAEMGFKTFRMSLAWTRIFSNGDETEPNEAGLAFYEDVFRECQVHGIEPLVTITHFDCPIHLIKEYGGWRNRKLIDFYKNLATTIFTRYKGLVKYWLTFNEINMILHLPFMGAGLVFEEGENKETVEYLAAHNELVASAWATKIAHEIDPEVKIGCMLAAGSYYPYSCRPGDVRQAQLDNQDNYFFVDVQSRGYYPAYAVKKLERLGIDVGMTDEDREVLAANTVDFISFSYYSTRCSAGADNPDVERTQGNAFAGAKNPYLQESQWGWAIDPLGFRITLNDLYDRYQKPLFVVENGLGAKDVVEEDGSINDDYRIDFLRQHIAAIRDAVTEDGVDLLGYTTWGPIDLVSAGTGEMSKRYGFIYVDRDDAGNGTLKRSKKKSFDWYKHVIETNGEDLS, translated from the coding sequence ATGGCTTTCCGTAATGACTTCCTGTGGGGCGGCGCGACGGCTGCCAACCAGTGCGAGGGCGCCTACAACGTGGACGGCCGCGGCCTTGCCAACGTGGACGTGGCTCCGCACGGCCCCGAGCGCTATGCGGTGGTCTCCGGCCAGCGCAAGATGCTCGACTTCGAGGACGGCTATTACTATCCCGCGCAGACCGGCATCGATTTCTATCACCATTACAAGGAGGACATCGCCCTCTTTGCCGAGATGGGCTTTAAGACCTTCCGCATGAGCCTGGCGTGGACCCGCATTTTCTCCAACGGCGACGAGACCGAGCCCAACGAGGCTGGCCTGGCCTTCTATGAGGACGTATTCCGCGAGTGCCAGGTGCACGGCATCGAGCCGCTCGTGACCATCACGCACTTCGACTGCCCGATTCACCTCATCAAGGAGTACGGCGGCTGGCGCAACCGCAAGCTTATCGACTTCTACAAGAATCTCGCGACCACGATCTTCACCCGCTACAAGGGCTTGGTGAAGTACTGGCTTACCTTCAACGAGATCAATATGATTCTGCACCTGCCGTTCATGGGTGCCGGTCTGGTCTTTGAGGAGGGCGAGAACAAGGAGACCGTCGAGTACCTGGCCGCCCACAACGAGCTCGTCGCCAGCGCTTGGGCAACCAAGATCGCTCACGAGATCGATCCTGAGGTCAAGATCGGCTGTATGCTCGCCGCAGGTAGCTACTACCCCTACAGCTGCCGTCCGGGCGACGTGCGCCAGGCGCAGCTCGACAACCAGGACAATTACTTCTTCGTCGACGTCCAGAGCCGCGGCTACTACCCGGCCTATGCCGTCAAGAAGCTCGAGCGTCTGGGCATCGATGTGGGCATGACGGACGAGGACCGCGAGGTCCTGGCCGCCAACACCGTCGACTTCATCAGCTTTAGCTACTACAGCACCCGCTGCTCTGCCGGTGCCGATAACCCCGATGTCGAGCGCACCCAGGGCAACGCCTTCGCCGGCGCCAAGAACCCCTACCTGCAGGAGAGCCAGTGGGGCTGGGCCATCGATCCGCTGGGCTTCCGCATCACCCTTAACGACCTGTACGACCGTTATCAGAAGCCGCTGTTTGTGGTCGAGAACGGTCTGGGCGCCAAGGATGTTGTCGAGGAGGATGGCTCCATCAACGACGATTACCGTATCGACTTCCTGCGCCAGCATATTGCCGCGATACGCGATGCGGTGACCGAGGACGGCGTTGACCTGCTGGGCTACACCACCTGGGGCCCGATCGACCTGGTGTCTGCCGGCACGGGCGAGATGTCCAAGCGCTACGGCTTTATCTATGTGGACCGCGATGATGCGGGCAACGGCACCCTCAAGCGCTCCAAAAAGAAGAGCTTCGACTGGTACAAGCACGTCATCGAGACGAATGGTGAGGACCTGTCCTAA
- a CDS encoding transketolase, which translates to MATIEELESLRWDLRRDCVDIIMAGAGGHIGGDMSVIDALMTLYANHLNISPETVDDPNRDRFVLSKGHAMEAYYAVLCHEGYLDLDDVKARFSKFGSPYIGHPNNKLKGIEMNSGSLGHGLPVAVGMALAGKMDGRDYRVYTIMGDGELAEGSVWEGAMSGGNYQLDNLCALVDRNRLQISGSTEDVMKQDSQEERWAAFGWNVLSIPGNDVQAIDAALTLAAETKGKPTVIILNTVKGYGSPVMEDKAAWHHHLPNDEEYAQIIADFAAHKEAING; encoded by the coding sequence ATGGCAACTATCGAAGAGCTTGAATCCCTGCGTTGGGACCTTCGCCGCGATTGCGTCGATATCATCATGGCTGGCGCCGGCGGGCACATCGGCGGCGACATGTCGGTCATCGATGCCCTCATGACCCTCTACGCCAACCACCTCAACATTTCTCCCGAGACCGTCGACGATCCCAACCGCGATCGCTTCGTGCTCTCCAAGGGCCACGCCATGGAGGCCTACTACGCGGTGCTCTGCCACGAGGGCTATCTTGACCTCGATGACGTCAAGGCCCGCTTCTCCAAGTTCGGCAGCCCCTACATCGGCCACCCCAACAACAAGCTCAAGGGCATCGAGATGAACTCGGGCTCGCTGGGTCACGGCCTGCCCGTGGCCGTCGGGATGGCGCTTGCCGGCAAGATGGATGGCCGCGACTACCGCGTCTACACCATCATGGGCGACGGCGAGCTTGCCGAGGGCTCGGTCTGGGAGGGCGCCATGAGCGGCGGCAACTACCAGCTCGATAACCTGTGCGCGCTCGTGGACCGCAACCGCCTGCAGATCAGCGGCAGCACCGAGGACGTCATGAAGCAGGATTCGCAGGAGGAGCGCTGGGCCGCCTTCGGTTGGAACGTGCTGTCCATTCCGGGCAACGACGTCCAGGCCATCGACGCCGCGCTGACGCTGGCCGCCGAGACCAAGGGTAAGCCCACGGTCATCATCCTCAACACGGTGAAGGGCTACGGCTCGCCGGTTATGGAGGACAAGGCCGCCTGGCATCATCACCTGCCCAACGATGAGGAATATGCCCAGATCATCGCCGATTTCGCTGCCCATAAGGAGGCTATCAATGGCTAA
- a CDS encoding response regulator transcription factor — protein MIRILIVEDQAILRESLARSVGDQPDMTVVAAIADASDALDVALKEHPDMILMDVCTEHDSNGIVAAARIKEQLPECRVIIMTGMPEITFVDQAREAGVDSFVYKNVGIDELFAVMRSTLAGYCTFPKPPESIFSGTAALDDVELSILRLACEGKSRREIAAELFMSEGTIKRRISEILNKTGYDNIMRLAVHAVTEGSIVPNMER, from the coding sequence ATGATTCGTATCCTTATCGTCGAAGACCAGGCCATCCTGCGCGAGAGCCTCGCGCGCTCCGTTGGGGACCAGCCCGACATGACCGTTGTTGCCGCCATCGCCGATGCCTCAGATGCCTTGGACGTCGCGCTCAAGGAGCATCCGGACATGATTTTGATGGACGTGTGCACCGAGCACGATTCCAACGGCATCGTGGCGGCGGCGCGCATCAAAGAGCAGCTGCCCGAGTGCCGCGTCATTATCATGACGGGCATGCCCGAGATTACGTTTGTGGATCAGGCGCGCGAGGCAGGCGTCGACAGCTTTGTGTACAAGAACGTCGGCATCGATGAGCTCTTTGCCGTGATGCGCTCCACGCTGGCGGGCTATTGCACGTTTCCCAAGCCGCCCGAAAGCATCTTTTCGGGCACGGCGGCGCTCGACGACGTTGAGTTGTCGATTTTGCGCCTTGCCTGCGAAGGCAAGAGCCGTCGCGAGATCGCGGCCGAGTTGTTTATGAGCGAGGGCACCATCAAGCGCCGCATCTCGGAGATTCTCAACAAGACCGGCTACGACAACATCATGCGCCTGGCCGTGCATGCGGTGACCGAGGGCAGCATCGTCCCCAATATGGAGCGCTAA
- the glpK gene encoding glycerol kinase GlpK: MSKYIIGIDQSTQGTKALLVDEGGHLIHRADRAHRQIVNEAGWVSHDPAEIAANVLAVARAVVEETGVDPADVAGIGISSQRETTVAWNRTTGEPLCDAVVWQCARARELCDELAAREGVAELVRDTTGLVLSPYYPAGKMAWILANVPAAAEAAAAGELCLGTIDAWVVWTLTGGAEFRCDWSNASRTQLFDLRRGCWSEPVCEAFGVDVACLPQVTDSDGLFGMTDLGGFLPAPVPIHGVLGDSHAALFAQGCHSRGMAKATYGTGSSVMMNVGDEFVASSHGLSSSLAWRMDGVTEYVLEGNVSYAGAVKTWLRDDLELINNPEEVTDLCYAANPASRVYFVPAFTGLGAPHWASDAEGCVFGMTRTTGRAEFVKAADESIAYQIFDVIDAMVEDSGVALAELRVDGGPTRDAYLMQFESDLVGSPIRIASNDEMSGLGAAWACGIALDMYTRDVVDVYGARGIVEPSMPADERAKKIAGWRHAVDATIAYTA, translated from the coding sequence ATGAGCAAATACATCATCGGAATCGATCAGTCTACGCAGGGCACCAAGGCGCTGCTGGTGGACGAGGGCGGCCATCTGATTCATCGTGCCGACCGTGCGCACCGCCAGATCGTCAACGAGGCTGGCTGGGTGAGCCATGATCCGGCCGAGATCGCCGCCAACGTGCTTGCCGTGGCGCGTGCCGTGGTGGAGGAGACCGGGGTCGACCCGGCCGACGTCGCCGGCATCGGCATTTCCAGCCAGCGCGAGACCACCGTTGCCTGGAACCGCACGACGGGCGAGCCGCTGTGCGACGCCGTGGTGTGGCAGTGCGCCCGCGCCCGCGAGCTGTGCGACGAGCTGGCCGCGCGCGAGGGCGTGGCCGAGCTGGTGCGCGACACGACGGGTCTAGTGCTCTCGCCCTACTACCCGGCGGGCAAGATGGCCTGGATCCTCGCGAACGTTCCCGCGGCTGCCGAGGCCGCTGCAGCGGGCGAGCTGTGCCTGGGCACCATCGATGCCTGGGTGGTCTGGACGCTCACGGGCGGCGCGGAGTTCCGCTGCGACTGGTCCAACGCCAGCCGCACGCAACTCTTTGACCTGCGCCGTGGCTGCTGGAGCGAGCCGGTGTGCGAGGCCTTTGGCGTTGACGTGGCCTGCCTGCCACAGGTGACCGATTCCGATGGCCTGTTTGGCATGACGGACCTGGGCGGCTTTTTGCCGGCACCCGTGCCCATTCACGGCGTGCTCGGCGACAGCCATGCCGCCTTGTTTGCGCAGGGCTGCCATAGCCGCGGCATGGCCAAGGCGACCTATGGCACCGGCAGCTCGGTCATGATGAACGTCGGCGACGAGTTCGTCGCCAGCTCGCACGGGCTTTCGAGCTCGCTCGCATGGCGCATGGACGGCGTGACCGAGTACGTGCTCGAGGGCAACGTGAGCTACGCCGGCGCCGTCAAGACGTGGCTGCGCGACGATCTGGAGCTCATCAATAACCCCGAGGAAGTTACCGACCTGTGCTACGCCGCCAATCCGGCGAGCCGCGTCTACTTTGTGCCGGCGTTTACCGGTCTGGGCGCGCCGCACTGGGCGAGTGACGCCGAGGGCTGCGTCTTTGGCATGACGCGCACCACGGGTCGCGCGGAGTTCGTGAAGGCCGCCGACGAGTCGATCGCCTATCAGATCTTTGACGTGATTGATGCGATGGTCGAGGATTCGGGCGTGGCGCTGGCCGAACTTCGTGTTGACGGCGGTCCCACGCGCGATGCGTACCTGATGCAGTTTGAGAGCGACCTGGTTGGCTCGCCCATCCGCATCGCGAGCAACGACGAGATGAGCGGCCTGGGTGCGGCCTGGGCCTGCGGCATTGCGCTGGACATGTACACGCGCGATGTCGTCGACGTCTACGGCGCCCGCGGCATCGTGGAGCCGTCGATGCCCGCCGACGAGCGAGCCAAAAAGATCGCCGGCTGGCGCCATGCTGTCGACGCGACTATCGCCTACACTGCCTAG